A genome region from Bacteroidota bacterium includes the following:
- a CDS encoding rhodanese-related sulfurtransferase — MTFYKYTKIEDPEEFQPVLLNFCLQEEIKGKIYLANEGINGSISGERKKIEIFKQYLQSFPFIGEVVFKEDPITGLCHEKMFVRVRNELVNSGARDIDLSLGGKRLSPEQLLKFYEEGKEFVIIDTRNWYESKIGRFKNAMTPHIENFRDWPGFVDQIEDLKDKTVITYCTGGIRCEKASAVMVEKGFKDVWQLDGGIVSYLHKYPDTYWEGGMFVFDNRRVVEVNTKEELKHVAECEHCGKPTSKYINCHNLICDRIFVCCEDCRKVMDYSCSEECMKSTHRRAKYYD; from the coding sequence ATTACATTCTACAAATACACAAAAATTGAAGACCCCGAAGAATTTCAGCCGGTTCTCCTTAATTTCTGCCTCCAGGAAGAGATTAAGGGGAAAATCTATCTTGCCAATGAAGGAATAAACGGTTCCATCTCCGGCGAGAGGAAAAAAATCGAAATTTTCAAGCAGTATCTTCAGTCTTTTCCTTTCATTGGCGAAGTTGTATTCAAGGAAGACCCGATTACAGGTCTCTGCCATGAAAAAATGTTCGTGCGAGTAAGAAACGAACTGGTCAATTCGGGGGCAAGGGACATCGACCTGAGCCTCGGCGGCAAAAGACTTTCTCCCGAACAGCTCCTTAAATTCTACGAGGAAGGGAAGGAATTTGTTATCATCGACACCCGCAACTGGTATGAAAGCAAGATTGGCAGATTCAAAAACGCCATGACTCCCCATATCGAAAATTTCAGGGACTGGCCCGGTTTCGTCGACCAGATTGAAGACCTGAAAGACAAAACCGTGATTACATACTGCACAGGTGGCATAAGGTGCGAAAAGGCATCCGCAGTGATGGTGGAAAAAGGTTTCAAGGATGTGTGGCAGCTCGATGGCGGAATTGTCAGTTACCTCCACAAATACCCCGATACCTACTGGGAAGGGGGCATGTTTGTGTTCGATAACCGCAGAGTTGTCGAAGTGAACACCAAAGAGGAGTTGAAACATGTGGCTGAATGCGAACATTGTGGAAAACCAACCTCAAAATACATCAATTGTCACAATCTGATCTGCGACAGGATTTTTGTGTGCTGCGAAGACTGCCGCAAGGTTATGGACTACTCATGCAGCGAGGAGTGTATGAAATCAACCCACAGGAGAGCAAAGTATTACGACTAA
- a CDS encoding TonB family protein → MILTVFVAVLSPLLNAQDTLKNFHPNGAVSEIFVLKNKVRDGVGRIFDPSGHLVSEIPYISGRVEGVVKNYYSNGSVMESFQIVDGRRTGIYERYDSLGNLVASLNFYNGAIKKSDPVSPDNQIAGDDNDNKKYNLASIKLTKEEVAFLQKYKPAIPPGDPAIYDTYDEPARFLRGEEEFYSRLFYPSRAMEDGLEGTVIIRALINTEGAVEKTEVVKSLGLGCDESAAITVRYTAFLPAKLKGREVNAFTDITVNFKLPAKGN, encoded by the coding sequence TTGATCCTGACCGTTTTCGTGGCAGTTCTCTCACCCCTGTTGAATGCTCAGGACACATTAAAAAATTTTCACCCGAATGGTGCTGTTTCTGAAATTTTTGTCCTTAAAAACAAAGTACGAGACGGAGTCGGCAGGATTTTCGATCCCTCGGGGCACCTTGTTTCCGAAATTCCGTATATATCAGGGAGAGTTGAGGGAGTTGTAAAAAACTACTACAGCAACGGAAGTGTGATGGAGTCTTTTCAGATAGTTGACGGAAGAAGAACGGGTATTTATGAGAGGTATGATTCGCTTGGGAACCTGGTTGCCAGCCTTAATTTTTATAACGGCGCCATAAAAAAGTCAGATCCCGTTTCGCCCGACAATCAGATTGCCGGTGATGACAACGACAACAAAAAATATAATCTCGCCTCCATAAAGCTCACTAAAGAGGAAGTGGCATTCCTTCAAAAATACAAACCTGCGATTCCCCCGGGTGACCCCGCGATTTACGACACTTACGATGAGCCTGCCCGCTTTCTAAGAGGTGAAGAGGAATTCTACAGCAGGTTGTTCTATCCTTCGCGAGCAATGGAAGACGGACTCGAAGGAACGGTCATCATCCGAGCCCTCATCAACACTGAAGGAGCAGTCGAAAAAACAGAAGTGGTAAAATCCCTCGGGCTGGGATGTGACGAGTCTGCAGCAATCACCGTGCGATACACAGCTTTTCTACCGGCAAAGTTGAAGGGACGGGAAGTAAACGCATTCACAGACATAACCGTTAATTTTAAGCTCCCCGCAAAGGGGAACTAA
- a CDS encoding 4-phosphoerythronate dehydrogenase yields MNIILDENIENARQTFEYLGRTELVHGRKITPETVRDADILIVRSITNVNRELLEGSSVRFVGTATIGTDHVDTAYLADRGIGFSSAKGCNSDAVAEYVFISIFRAAVRKGFSLRGKSIGIVGCGNIGSRVERIGKAFGFETVVNDPPLHRETGDPKFRSLEDALKCDIISFHTPLNRTGTDRTFHLLDAERMKLLKNDAIVINASRGEVIDNSAFDFKLAESNITAILDVWEGEPLFSPSLLAKTFIASPHVAGYSLEGKINGTRIIHDALCDFLGLERQSPPALPKVENNVVEYRDTGSFEDTVERILCFDYDPDSDTANMHEAAKLPDRERGAAFDSLRKHYNLRREYSNYFIKGDIVDPVIKAGLQALRYNFSGG; encoded by the coding sequence TTGAATATTATTTTAGATGAAAATATAGAAAACGCCCGACAAACATTCGAATATCTCGGACGAACAGAACTGGTGCATGGCAGAAAGATCACCCCGGAGACTGTCAGGGATGCTGACATTCTTATTGTAAGATCGATAACGAATGTAAACAGGGAACTCCTCGAGGGGAGCAGTGTACGGTTTGTGGGTACTGCAACGATAGGTACAGATCATGTTGATACCGCTTATCTTGCTGATAGGGGGATTGGATTTTCGTCGGCTAAAGGTTGCAACTCAGATGCAGTGGCAGAATATGTTTTCATTTCGATTTTCCGTGCTGCGGTAAGAAAGGGGTTTTCACTTAGAGGGAAATCAATAGGTATTGTTGGATGTGGCAATATCGGCAGTCGAGTCGAAAGAATAGGAAAAGCTTTCGGTTTCGAGACAGTTGTGAATGATCCGCCACTGCATCGGGAAACAGGCGATCCAAAATTCCGCTCTTTGGAAGATGCATTGAAATGCGACATCATCTCGTTTCATACACCGCTTAACCGCACAGGGACTGACCGTACATTTCATCTGCTTGATGCTGAGAGGATGAAACTTCTGAAAAACGATGCCATTGTGATAAACGCATCGAGAGGGGAAGTAATTGACAACTCTGCATTTGATTTCAAACTTGCAGAGAGCAACATTACCGCCATACTTGATGTGTGGGAGGGGGAACCTCTCTTTTCACCTTCACTTCTTGCCAAAACCTTCATAGCATCACCCCATGTTGCGGGATACTCTCTTGAAGGGAAAATAAACGGAACCCGGATAATCCATGATGCCTTGTGCGATTTCCTCGGTTTGGAAAGGCAATCGCCTCCCGCTCTGCCCAAGGTGGAAAACAATGTGGTGGAATACCGGGACACGGGGAGTTTCGAAGATACTGTCGAGAGGATTCTCTGTTTTGATTATGATCCTGATTCAGATACCGCAAATATGCATGAAGCTGCCAAACTTCCCGACCGGGAAAGAGGTGCTGCTTTTGACAGCTTAAGAAAGCACTACAATCTCAGGCGGGAGTATTCAAACTATTTTATTAAAGGGGATATCGTTGATCCTGTCATAAAAGCGGGGCTTCAGGCGCTCAGATACAATTTTTCAGGAGGTTAG
- a CDS encoding STAS domain-containing protein produces MNFDIMIHSGIKVFRIHNPRATSTIAPEFRNLLIEEITMHPGAIIAIDFSKVDYIDSSFIGSLVAGYKESLKHNVTIKVFGTQERVESTFESTKLYNLFEIFKNFTQLKKTLE; encoded by the coding sequence ATGAACTTCGACATAATGATACACAGCGGAATCAAGGTTTTCCGTATTCATAACCCGCGCGCTACCTCAACGATTGCTCCTGAATTCAGGAATCTTCTTATCGAGGAGATTACCATGCACCCGGGTGCGATTATAGCAATTGATTTTTCCAAAGTTGACTATATCGATTCCTCTTTTATCGGGTCACTTGTTGCCGGATATAAGGAATCTCTCAAACACAATGTTACAATAAAAGTTTTTGGAACACAGGAAAGAGTTGAATCAACATTCGAGTCGACAAAGCTTTACAATTTGTTCGAAATATTCAAAAACTTTACACAGTTGAAGAAAACACTGGAATAA